A DNA window from Cupriavidus taiwanensis contains the following coding sequences:
- the tnpC gene encoding IS66 family transposase, whose amino-acid sequence MPSTPVTVTAAELQLLRDAERELKAILAEREAIKGELRVMTVQRDLLLEQLKAFQRKLFAAKSEARGSEQKDLFLNEAEAMAAAAAQPAQEEEGTPETEVAGHTRKKRGRKPLDPALPRVEVRHELPESERVCPLDGQTLVEIAVEVSEQLDIVPQQVRVIQHQRVKYACPCCDGGIKTTPAPARIIPKGLLTESALAWCITSKYQDGLPLYRQAALLHRFGGDLSRGTLAASIVRVGQAVQPIINLLRDHLLEADVVYGDETTVQVLKESGRPAQRKSFLWAQMNGTGPPVRLFAYSPTRETKQATALYAGIKPGSVLMTDGYAPYDDVANTYQLVHLGCWAHARRYLVEAEQALPKDKRADHTVTGFLQRIGKLFAIERHTLEMRPEQRQQVRAEQSQPLLAEIETMLLQHLHTVLPQSLFGKALHYLHGQWPKLVRYIENGTWPISNNPCENAIRPFVIGRRNFLFCDTVAGANASASLYSLVETCKANDVDPYQYLVALFKALPHAQTADDYEALLPWTLKSSDA is encoded by the coding sequence ATGCCATCCACGCCCGTCACCGTTACCGCCGCCGAGCTGCAACTGTTGCGAGACGCCGAGCGCGAGCTCAAGGCAATACTCGCGGAACGCGAGGCAATCAAGGGCGAGCTGCGTGTGATGACGGTCCAGCGAGACCTGCTCTTGGAACAGCTCAAGGCGTTCCAGCGTAAGCTGTTCGCCGCCAAGAGCGAGGCGCGAGGCTCGGAGCAGAAGGACTTGTTCCTCAATGAGGCCGAAGCCATGGCGGCAGCGGCCGCGCAGCCGGCGCAGGAAGAAGAAGGTACGCCCGAGACCGAAGTGGCCGGGCACACACGCAAGAAGCGTGGCCGTAAGCCGCTCGACCCGGCGCTGCCCCGTGTCGAGGTTCGTCACGAACTACCCGAATCGGAACGCGTCTGCCCCCTCGATGGCCAGACTCTGGTCGAGATTGCCGTTGAGGTCAGCGAACAGCTCGACATCGTGCCGCAACAGGTCCGCGTGATCCAGCACCAGCGGGTCAAGTACGCCTGCCCATGCTGCGACGGCGGCATCAAGACGACGCCGGCACCGGCACGCATTATTCCCAAGGGACTCCTTACCGAATCGGCGCTGGCCTGGTGCATCACCTCGAAGTATCAGGATGGCCTGCCGCTGTACCGCCAGGCAGCGCTGCTGCATCGCTTCGGCGGGGACCTCTCTCGCGGCACCCTGGCCGCAAGCATAGTGCGAGTAGGCCAAGCGGTGCAGCCAATCATCAACCTGCTGCGTGACCATCTGCTGGAAGCAGACGTCGTGTACGGTGATGAGACAACGGTACAGGTGCTCAAGGAGTCCGGCAGGCCTGCCCAGAGAAAGAGCTTCCTATGGGCGCAGATGAATGGCACGGGCCCGCCGGTACGGTTGTTTGCCTATAGCCCCACACGCGAGACAAAGCAGGCTACGGCTCTCTATGCCGGCATCAAGCCTGGGTCGGTGTTGATGACCGACGGCTATGCACCATACGACGACGTCGCAAACACCTATCAGTTGGTGCACCTCGGATGCTGGGCGCACGCGCGGCGCTACCTGGTCGAGGCGGAGCAAGCCTTGCCCAAGGACAAGCGCGCCGACCACACGGTCACCGGATTCCTGCAGCGCATCGGCAAGCTGTTTGCCATCGAACGCCACACGCTCGAGATGAGGCCGGAACAACGGCAGCAAGTTCGCGCCGAACAAAGCCAGCCGCTGCTGGCCGAGATCGAAACGATGCTGCTGCAACACCTGCATACCGTACTGCCGCAAAGCCTGTTCGGCAAGGCGCTGCACTACCTGCATGGGCAGTGGCCAAAGCTCGTGCGCTACATCGAGAACGGAACTTGGCCGATCTCGAACAATCCCTGCGAGAACGCGATTAGGCCATTCGTGATCGGACGGAGAAACTTCCTCTTCTGCGACACCGTGGCCGGTGCCAACGCCAGCGCAAGTCTTTACTCACTGGTGGAAACCTGCAAGGCCAACGACGTCGATCCGTATCAGTATCTCGTTGCCTTGTTCAAGGCGTTGCCACACGCACAGACCGCCGACGACTACGAGGCTCTGCTGCCCTGGACGCTCAAGTCCTCAGACGCCTAG
- a CDS encoding copper-binding protein yields MKHLKTLAAALAIIAAPAVFAAGSMDGMDMKAPAASQQAARPVPAEIKKIDAQTGKVTLKHGPIENLGMPGMTMVFPVKDRASLGKFKEGDAVSVTFDKVDGAPTVVDMQRK; encoded by the coding sequence ATGAAACACCTCAAGACCCTCGCCGCCGCCCTGGCCATCATTGCCGCGCCGGCCGTGTTCGCCGCGGGTTCGATGGACGGCATGGACATGAAGGCGCCCGCCGCCTCGCAACAGGCAGCTCGGCCGGTGCCCGCAGAAATCAAGAAGATTGATGCGCAAACCGGGAAGGTCACGCTCAAGCACGGCCCGATCGAGAATCTGGGCATGCCCGGCATGACCATGGTGTTCCCGGTCAAGGATCGCGCCTCGCTTGGCAAGTTCAAGGAAGGCGATGCCGTGTCGGTGACATTCGACAAGGTGGATGGCGCGCCGACGGTCGTGGATATGCAGCGCAAGTAA
- a CDS encoding efflux RND transporter periplasmic adaptor subunit yields the protein MNKTTIARTVAGLMVVASVGAAYYLGQQQGRQQSPASATSGSSASGAALKAGDIDPKTGKRILYWHDPMVPGQRFDKPGKSPYMDMPLSPVYEEASGGAAVTIDSRVTQNLGIRTIEVKTGRLEAALQVPGNVAFNERSIEVLQARTSGFVEHAYARTTLDPVSKGQALAQIYAPEWVAAQEEYLAVSRMDGSLQRELREAAIARMRQVGMTESHIRLVQSTGKLQPRLTVTSSVDGIVTEIGARDGMTVSPGTTLFRIASLATVWVIAEVPESQAAPLRPGQTVSATAAALPGQTLSGKVDAILPDISAGTRTVKVRIELQNKARQLLPGMFVSVRFDAAPGPDRLLVPTEALIRTGTRTVAMVASGQGGFSPVEVKTGAAAGGQTEVIEGLKAGQKVVVSGQFLIDSEASLRGTAQRMTAPTAASAAGASAPGAAAAPGPEHQGVGRIETVTEQSMTISHGPIPSAQWGAMTMEFAAPPAGMPKGFKPGDQVRFRFGLDKDGVATLSAVESAAAVAGAKP from the coding sequence ATGAACAAGACCACGATTGCACGGACGGTGGCAGGCCTGATGGTGGTGGCAAGCGTTGGGGCTGCCTATTACCTCGGTCAACAGCAAGGGCGCCAGCAGTCGCCCGCGTCGGCAACCTCTGGCAGCAGCGCCAGCGGTGCCGCCCTCAAGGCTGGGGACATTGACCCGAAAACTGGCAAGCGCATTCTCTACTGGCACGACCCGATGGTGCCCGGACAGCGCTTTGACAAGCCGGGCAAGTCGCCGTACATGGATATGCCGTTGTCGCCGGTGTACGAAGAAGCCAGCGGCGGCGCGGCCGTCACCATCGACAGCCGCGTGACACAGAACCTTGGCATCCGCACGATCGAGGTGAAGACCGGCCGACTCGAGGCCGCACTTCAAGTGCCGGGCAATGTCGCGTTCAATGAACGCAGCATCGAAGTGCTGCAGGCCCGCACCAGCGGATTCGTGGAGCACGCGTACGCTCGGACCACCCTCGATCCGGTCAGCAAAGGTCAAGCGTTGGCGCAAATCTATGCGCCGGAATGGGTCGCGGCGCAGGAGGAATATCTGGCCGTGAGCCGGATGGACGGCAGCCTCCAGCGCGAGCTGCGCGAGGCCGCCATTGCGCGCATGCGTCAGGTGGGCATGACCGAGAGTCATATCCGGTTGGTGCAGTCCACCGGCAAACTGCAGCCGCGGCTGACGGTCACCAGTTCGGTCGACGGCATCGTCACCGAAATCGGTGCGCGCGATGGCATGACGGTTTCGCCGGGAACGACCCTGTTTCGCATTGCGAGCCTAGCAACCGTTTGGGTGATCGCCGAGGTGCCTGAGAGTCAGGCCGCCCCGTTGCGGCCCGGCCAGACCGTGTCGGCCACCGCGGCAGCCTTGCCCGGCCAGACGCTGTCGGGCAAGGTCGACGCCATCCTGCCAGATATCAGCGCCGGTACCCGCACGGTCAAGGTGCGCATCGAATTGCAGAACAAGGCCCGTCAGCTCTTGCCCGGCATGTTTGTCTCGGTGCGCTTTGACGCCGCTCCTGGGCCGGATCGCCTGCTCGTGCCCACCGAGGCGCTGATCCGTACCGGCACACGCACGGTCGCGATGGTGGCATCCGGCCAGGGCGGGTTCAGCCCCGTGGAGGTCAAGACCGGCGCGGCTGCAGGCGGCCAAACCGAAGTCATTGAGGGCCTCAAAGCGGGCCAGAAGGTGGTCGTGTCCGGACAGTTCCTGATCGACTCGGAGGCGAGCCTGCGCGGCACCGCGCAGCGCATGACCGCGCCCACGGCCGCCTCTGCAGCCGGCGCGTCGGCGCCTGGCGCCGCTGCAGCGCCCGGGCCGGAACATCAAGGCGTCGGCCGGATCGAGACCGTCACCGAGCAGAGCATGACGATCTCCCATGGCCCCATTCCGTCGGCGCAGTGGGGCGCCATGACGATGGAGTTTGCCGCGCCGCCAGCCGGCATGCCCAAGGGATTCAAGCCAGGGGATCAGGTCCGGTTCCGCTTCGGACTGGACAAGGACGGCGTGGCGACCCTGTCCGCGGTCGAGTCGGCCGCCGCCGTTGCAGGAGCGAAGCCATGA
- a CDS encoding copper resistance protein: MRTRFRRLWLAAFLLSTFLTVQLAAAAYACAGSRYSMDGMADMAGMTESCPEMTQKAEAPAAHDGLCLEHCQLGSKSADHPSPQIPAFQPVLVNLVEPAMVPIFVSQRAVYADAVPRAPPRPLPILHCCFRN; encoded by the coding sequence GTGCGTACCCGTTTTCGCCGGCTTTGGCTTGCCGCCTTCCTGCTGAGTACATTCCTGACAGTTCAGCTGGCAGCGGCCGCCTACGCCTGCGCGGGCAGCCGGTATTCGATGGACGGCATGGCGGACATGGCCGGGATGACGGAGTCCTGTCCCGAGATGACGCAGAAGGCCGAAGCGCCGGCTGCCCATGATGGCTTGTGCCTGGAGCACTGCCAGCTTGGCTCCAAGTCGGCCGACCACCCCAGCCCGCAGATTCCTGCGTTCCAGCCCGTGCTTGTCAATCTGGTTGAGCCGGCGATGGTGCCGATATTCGTCAGCCAGCGAGCGGTCTACGCCGACGCGGTGCCGCGCGCGCCCCCTCGCCCCCTGCCCATTCTCCACTGCTGTTTCCGAAACTAG
- a CDS encoding TolC family protein, giving the protein MHLRFPFAYGCHLTLALTLFAAAHPGWAQPAAALSLQEAVALASSHSTDAETSHSAVQSAIEMAVAGRQLPDPVLKVGVNNVPANGPDRFSLGTESMTMRSISLMQEFTRSAKREARAQRFEAEASSAEAQRTAALATVQRGAATAWLDRWNAERAYSVLNEQAQSIKLMVDAAQAAYRGNRGSRADILAAELELRQLQDREDEARAALVSARAMLRRWVGEAAELPLAEPPGFEAPAWLNTLDAGGVAQLPEVAAAEAQVGVAEAESRVARENKIPDVSVELMYSQRGPAYSNMVSLNVSLPLPWDQKHRQDRELAAKLAQADAARAQAEVVRRGLLGQLRGKQAELALSQARLERYRSTTVPLAKAQTEAALTAYRAGAGTLTAVADASRKALNISLERLKLEAATARLWADLTFLMPLPTAVQPTSLQGAQP; this is encoded by the coding sequence ATGCATTTGCGTTTTCCCTTTGCGTATGGGTGCCATCTGACGCTCGCCCTTACGCTGTTCGCCGCTGCCCATCCCGGATGGGCGCAACCCGCGGCCGCACTCTCCTTGCAGGAAGCCGTGGCGCTCGCGTCTTCCCACTCGACGGATGCCGAAACATCGCACTCGGCGGTCCAGTCCGCCATCGAGATGGCGGTGGCTGGCCGGCAGTTACCTGACCCAGTCCTGAAGGTTGGCGTCAATAACGTGCCGGCGAACGGACCCGACCGGTTTTCCCTCGGCACGGAATCGATGACGATGCGCTCGATCAGCCTGATGCAGGAGTTCACGCGATCGGCCAAGCGTGAGGCTCGCGCCCAGCGCTTCGAAGCCGAGGCGTCTTCGGCAGAGGCCCAGCGTACGGCGGCGCTGGCGACGGTGCAGCGCGGCGCCGCGACGGCCTGGCTGGACCGCTGGAACGCCGAACGTGCCTACAGCGTGCTCAATGAGCAAGCGCAATCCATCAAGCTGATGGTAGACGCGGCGCAGGCCGCCTATCGCGGCAACCGCGGCTCCCGTGCCGACATCCTGGCCGCCGAACTGGAGCTCCGTCAACTGCAAGATCGCGAAGACGAGGCCCGCGCCGCACTGGTATCAGCCCGAGCGATGCTGCGACGCTGGGTGGGCGAGGCTGCAGAACTTCCCCTGGCCGAACCCCCTGGCTTTGAGGCGCCGGCCTGGCTCAATACCTTGGATGCCGGCGGCGTGGCGCAACTGCCGGAGGTGGCGGCGGCCGAGGCACAGGTTGGCGTCGCCGAGGCGGAAAGCCGGGTCGCTCGGGAGAACAAGATCCCGGATGTGAGCGTGGAACTGATGTACAGCCAGCGCGGCCCCGCCTACTCCAACATGGTTTCGCTCAACGTCTCACTGCCGCTTCCCTGGGACCAGAAGCATCGCCAGGATCGGGAACTGGCCGCAAAGCTTGCGCAGGCCGACGCCGCGCGCGCGCAAGCCGAAGTCGTACGCCGCGGCTTGCTCGGGCAGTTGCGCGGCAAGCAGGCAGAGCTGGCGCTCAGCCAGGCGCGGCTCGAGCGCTATCGGAGCACCACGGTGCCGCTGGCCAAGGCACAGACCGAAGCGGCCCTGACTGCCTATCGAGCGGGTGCCGGCACCCTGACCGCCGTGGCCGATGCCAGCCGCAAGGCGCTCAATATTTCGCTTGAGCGCCTCAAACTTGAGGCCGCCACCGCCCGACTCTGGGCGGACCTGACCTTCCTGATGCCGTTACCCACCGCAGTCCAGCCCACGTCACTGCAAGGAGCTCAACCATGA
- the tnpC gene encoding Tn3 family transposase post-transcriptional regulator TnpC has product MPDTDTPYGRVDAEALQALRDTFDTTTILRVVEQLDAIRARCCEPAGLRDDLLRLHGMAHTLINGAALSYPTTGPTLVDETEAIIEELDDWILLLKRAVQALRPLEPLRPRDDS; this is encoded by the coding sequence ATGCCTGATACCGATACACCTTACGGCAGGGTCGACGCTGAGGCGTTGCAAGCGCTTCGGGACACGTTCGACACGACCACCATCCTGCGCGTGGTGGAACAACTCGATGCGATCCGCGCGCGTTGCTGTGAGCCAGCCGGACTGCGCGACGATCTGCTGCGCTTGCACGGCATGGCACATACTCTGATCAACGGCGCCGCATTGTCGTATCCAACCACTGGCCCGACCCTCGTGGACGAAACCGAGGCCATCATAGAGGAGTTGGATGACTGGATCTTGCTGCTCAAGCGCGCCGTTCAAGCGCTGCGCCCGCTGGAGCCGCTTCGCCCTCGCGACGATAGCTGA
- a CDS encoding class I SAM-dependent methyltransferase has product MMVDHDGFHEPLFVEYEKLEATHFWFVYRRKLILDALQRYFPALRSFMDVGCGTAENLRAVQARFPRARLVGGEASLRALMKGQRKCKAQLLQMDARAIPYSDAFDVLGAFDVIEHVDDDAQVLAEMYRACRNDGGIVLTVPQHPSLWSHMDDAAKHKRRYTRQELVKKVEAAGFEIVDVTSFMTLLLPAMAISRLWQRAKPPGDAMDDGFRIGAAMNGTLGCVCTLEHNLIRAGLRFPAGGSLLLVARKKGCSL; this is encoded by the coding sequence ATGATGGTCGACCATGATGGGTTTCACGAACCGCTCTTTGTCGAGTATGAGAAGCTCGAAGCGACGCACTTCTGGTTCGTCTATCGCCGCAAACTGATCCTGGACGCACTGCAGCGCTACTTTCCGGCCTTGCGCTCGTTCATGGACGTCGGTTGCGGGACCGCGGAGAACCTGCGCGCAGTCCAGGCCCGCTTCCCGCGTGCACGCCTGGTCGGCGGCGAGGCCTCGTTGCGCGCACTGATGAAGGGGCAGCGCAAATGCAAAGCTCAGTTGTTGCAGATGGATGCCCGCGCAATTCCCTACAGCGACGCCTTCGATGTCCTCGGGGCGTTTGACGTCATCGAACACGTCGACGACGACGCCCAAGTGCTAGCGGAGATGTACCGTGCCTGCAGGAATGATGGGGGAATCGTATTGACAGTGCCCCAGCATCCGTCGCTGTGGAGCCATATGGACGATGCGGCCAAGCACAAGCGGCGCTATACCCGCCAAGAACTGGTGAAGAAAGTGGAGGCGGCCGGATTCGAAATCGTGGACGTCACCTCCTTCATGACGCTGCTGCTGCCTGCGATGGCCATCTCCCGGTTGTGGCAGCGCGCCAAGCCGCCCGGCGATGCCATGGACGACGGGTTTCGCATTGGGGCGGCCATGAACGGCACGCTCGGGTGTGTTTGCACCCTCGAGCACAACCTAATACGGGCCGGCTTGCGTTTCCCGGCAGGCGGCTCGCTGTTGCTGGTGGCCAGGAAGAAGGGATGTTCTTTGTAG
- the tnpA gene encoding IS66-like element accessory protein TnpA codes for MIQDEIDLFPLQAVRVRSNGKRDYEPAAKRRLIEFCLQSGASVSGTALKAGINANQLRKWIREYRDSAQARGALPAFVPVVQEVLDSRPIETPAKVVVPRREAASATADSPPQRALPLALLSAKLPNGVSLELECDERHVALVRAMIEALNGGH; via the coding sequence ATGATCCAAGACGAGATTGACCTATTTCCGCTGCAGGCGGTGCGAGTCCGCTCCAATGGGAAGCGCGACTACGAGCCAGCGGCCAAGCGGCGTCTGATTGAGTTCTGCCTTCAATCGGGAGCATCGGTTTCGGGCACGGCTCTCAAGGCTGGCATCAACGCTAATCAGTTGCGCAAATGGATTCGGGAGTACCGAGATTCAGCGCAGGCGCGAGGTGCATTGCCGGCATTCGTGCCGGTTGTCCAGGAGGTTCTGGATTCGCGGCCGATCGAGACACCTGCAAAGGTCGTGGTGCCTCGCCGCGAAGCGGCCTCAGCGACTGCCGATTCGCCACCGCAGCGAGCGCTACCGCTGGCACTCTTGAGCGCGAAGCTACCCAACGGGGTATCACTCGAGCTCGAATGCGACGAGCGACACGTGGCGCTCGTAAGGGCAATGATCGAAGCCCTGAATGGAGGCCATTGA
- the tnpB gene encoding IS66 family insertion sequence element accessory protein TnpB (TnpB, as the term is used for proteins encoded by IS66 family insertion elements, is considered an accessory protein, since TnpC, encoded by a neighboring gene, is a DDE family transposase.) yields MFRLDAGLRVYLHRDAVDFRKNINGLALLVEQALGLDPFASAVFVFRNQRADRIKILGWDRNGFWLLLKRLEADRFAWPREASVATLTVEQLHWLLEGIDIEAMRRHPHREYHRAA; encoded by the coding sequence ATGTTCCGCCTCGACGCTGGGCTGCGGGTGTACCTGCATCGCGACGCTGTGGACTTCCGTAAGAACATCAACGGCCTGGCACTGCTGGTCGAGCAGGCGCTCGGGCTGGATCCGTTTGCATCTGCTGTATTTGTGTTCCGCAACCAGCGGGCCGATCGCATCAAGATTCTCGGCTGGGATCGCAACGGCTTCTGGCTACTGTTGAAGCGATTGGAGGCGGACCGGTTTGCTTGGCCACGCGAGGCGTCGGTGGCCACGCTGACGGTCGAACAGTTGCACTGGCTGCTCGAGGGAATCGACATCGAGGCGATGCGCCGGCACCCGCACCGAGAATACCATCGCGCTGCGTGA
- a CDS encoding efflux RND transporter permease subunit, translating to MIARLILASIRNRFLVLLATVMVTAWGLWAVQSTPLDALPDLSDVQVIIRTPFPGQAPQIVENQVTYPLTTTMLSVPGAKTVRGYSFFGDSYVYVLFEDGTDLYWARSRVLEYLNQVQSRLPAAAKPALGPDATGVGWIYEYALVDKTGQHDLSQLRGLQDWFLRFELKSLPNVAEVASLGGMVKQYQIVLMPDRLRAYNLSQAKVLAALKGANQETGGSVLELGEAEYMVRATGYLKTLDDFRQIPLVTSDAGIPVRLGDVATVQLGPEMRRGIAELNGQGEVAGGVIVLRSGKNALETIEAVKAKLATLQKSLPKGVEIVTTYDRSALIKRAVANLTTKLIEEFAVVALVCLVFLFHLRSALVAIVSLPLGVLAAFLVMRYQGVNANIMSLGGIAIAIGAMVDAAVVMIENAHKHLEHWHADNPQRELSAHEHWRVIGKSAAEVGPALFFSLLIITLSFIPVFTLEAQEGRLFSPLAFTKTYSMAAAAGLSVTLVPVLMGYMIRGKIPSEQANPLNRWLIRGYQPLLGKVLTYPKTTLAIAAVLLIATAWPIMRIGGEFMPPLDEGDLLYMPSALSGLSAGKASQLLQQTDRLIKTVPEVATVYGKAGRADTATDPAPIEMFETTVQFKPKDQWRAGMTTDKLVEELDRVVRVPGLSNIWVPPIRNRIDMLATGIKSPVGIKVAGTDLKEIDRLATRIEEAVKSVPGVTSALAERLTGGRYIDVDIDRAAAGRYGLNIDDVQAIVSSAIGGENVGEVVDGLARFPINVRYPRDYRDSIEQLRRLPIVTDKGLQITLADVARIQVVQGPPMLRSENARLSGWIYVDIRGRDLRSAVQDMQVAVARAVPMPAGYSLSWSGQFEYLERATAKLKVVVPFTLLIIFVLLYLVFGRLDEALLIMGTLPLALIGGFWLLYLLGYNLSVAGIVGFIALAGVAAEFGVIMLLYLKHAWQERLEDGQNSLAALLDAIQEGAVLRVRPKAMTVAVILAGLLPIMWSHGTGSEVMQRIAAPMVGGMVTAPLLSMFVVPAVYLLLRRRQIKQASLSPNLTPQEESQ from the coding sequence ATGATTGCCCGGCTCATCCTCGCCTCCATCCGCAATCGCTTCCTGGTGCTGCTCGCCACGGTCATGGTGACCGCCTGGGGGCTTTGGGCGGTACAGAGTACGCCGCTTGACGCGCTGCCAGACCTGTCCGACGTGCAAGTGATCATCCGCACGCCCTTCCCTGGCCAGGCGCCGCAGATCGTGGAAAACCAGGTGACCTATCCGCTCACCACGACCATGCTATCGGTGCCCGGCGCCAAGACCGTGCGCGGCTACTCGTTCTTCGGTGACTCCTATGTCTATGTGCTGTTCGAAGACGGCACGGACCTGTACTGGGCGCGCTCGCGCGTGCTCGAGTACCTGAATCAGGTGCAGTCGCGGCTGCCGGCGGCAGCCAAGCCCGCGCTCGGTCCCGATGCAACCGGCGTCGGCTGGATCTATGAGTATGCCTTGGTGGACAAGACCGGCCAGCATGACCTCAGCCAGCTACGGGGGCTGCAGGACTGGTTCCTGCGCTTCGAGCTCAAGTCCCTGCCCAACGTCGCCGAAGTGGCCTCGCTCGGCGGCATGGTCAAGCAATACCAGATCGTGCTGATGCCGGATCGACTGCGCGCCTATAACCTATCGCAGGCCAAGGTGCTGGCAGCGCTCAAGGGCGCCAACCAGGAAACCGGCGGCTCGGTGCTGGAGTTGGGCGAAGCGGAGTACATGGTGCGGGCGACCGGCTATCTGAAAACGCTGGACGACTTTCGCCAGATTCCGCTGGTCACCAGCGACGCCGGCATCCCGGTACGGCTGGGTGACGTTGCCACTGTGCAGCTCGGCCCCGAGATGCGGCGTGGCATTGCCGAGCTGAATGGCCAGGGCGAAGTGGCCGGCGGCGTCATCGTGCTGCGCTCGGGCAAGAACGCCCTGGAGACCATTGAAGCGGTCAAGGCCAAGCTCGCCACCCTACAGAAGAGCCTGCCCAAGGGCGTCGAGATCGTTACGACGTACGACCGCTCGGCACTGATCAAGCGGGCGGTGGCCAATCTCACCACCAAGCTGATCGAGGAATTTGCGGTCGTGGCGCTGGTCTGCCTGGTGTTCCTGTTTCACCTGCGCTCGGCGCTGGTGGCCATCGTCTCGCTACCGCTGGGCGTGCTGGCCGCCTTCCTGGTGATGCGCTACCAGGGCGTCAATGCCAACATCATGTCGCTGGGTGGGATTGCCATCGCCATCGGCGCGATGGTCGATGCCGCGGTGGTCATGATCGAGAACGCGCACAAGCATCTCGAGCACTGGCATGCCGACAATCCGCAGCGCGAACTCAGCGCCCATGAACACTGGCGCGTCATCGGCAAATCTGCCGCCGAGGTTGGGCCGGCCCTGTTCTTCTCGCTGCTGATCATCACGTTGTCGTTCATTCCGGTGTTCACGCTGGAGGCGCAGGAGGGCCGGCTCTTCTCGCCGCTGGCCTTCACCAAGACCTATTCCATGGCAGCCGCTGCCGGATTGTCCGTCACCTTGGTACCGGTGCTGATGGGTTACATGATCCGCGGAAAAATTCCGTCGGAGCAGGCCAATCCGCTCAATCGCTGGCTGATTCGCGGCTACCAGCCATTGCTCGGCAAGGTGCTCACGTATCCGAAGACCACGCTGGCGATCGCCGCCGTGCTGCTGATCGCCACCGCGTGGCCCATTATGCGCATTGGCGGCGAATTCATGCCGCCCCTGGATGAAGGCGATCTGCTCTACATGCCCTCTGCGTTGTCGGGCCTTTCCGCAGGCAAGGCCTCCCAGCTCCTGCAGCAGACTGATCGGCTCATCAAGACAGTGCCAGAGGTCGCGACGGTGTACGGCAAGGCGGGCCGCGCCGATACCGCCACCGATCCGGCGCCGATCGAGATGTTCGAGACCACCGTCCAGTTCAAGCCCAAGGACCAATGGCGTGCCGGCATGACCACCGACAAGCTGGTGGAGGAGCTCGATCGGGTCGTCAGGGTGCCAGGGCTGTCCAACATCTGGGTGCCACCGATCCGCAACCGCATCGACATGCTCGCCACCGGCATCAAAAGCCCGGTGGGGATCAAGGTCGCCGGTACGGACCTGAAGGAAATCGATCGACTGGCCACGCGCATCGAGGAGGCCGTCAAGTCGGTTCCCGGAGTCACCTCCGCGCTGGCCGAGCGGCTCACTGGCGGGCGGTACATCGACGTCGATATCGACCGGGCGGCTGCGGGCCGGTATGGCCTGAACATTGACGACGTTCAGGCGATCGTCTCGTCGGCCATCGGTGGCGAAAACGTCGGCGAAGTGGTCGACGGGCTTGCGCGCTTTCCGATCAATGTCAGGTATCCGCGCGACTATCGGGACTCCATCGAGCAACTGCGCAGACTACCGATCGTGACCGACAAGGGGCTGCAAATCACGCTGGCCGACGTTGCGCGCATCCAGGTTGTGCAAGGGCCGCCCATGTTGCGCAGTGAAAATGCGCGGCTCTCCGGGTGGATCTACGTCGACATTCGCGGCAGGGACCTGCGCTCTGCCGTGCAAGACATGCAGGTGGCAGTCGCCAGAGCCGTCCCGATGCCAGCCGGGTACTCCCTGAGCTGGTCGGGACAATTCGAGTATCTCGAGCGCGCCACCGCGAAGCTGAAGGTAGTGGTCCCGTTCACCCTGCTGATCATCTTCGTCTTGCTCTACCTGGTATTCGGCCGGCTGGATGAGGCGCTGCTCATCATGGGCACTCTACCGCTGGCCTTAATCGGCGGCTTCTGGCTACTCTATCTGCTGGGATACAACCTGTCGGTGGCCGGGATTGTCGGCTTCATTGCACTGGCCGGGGTCGCTGCGGAATTCGGCGTCATCATGCTGCTCTATCTGAAGCATGCCTGGCAGGAACGGCTCGAGGATGGGCAAAACAGTCTTGCGGCCCTGCTCGATGCCATCCAGGAAGGCGCCGTGCTGCGTGTGCGCCCGAAAGCGATGACCGTAGCTGTAATTCTGGCCGGCCTGCTTCCGATCATGTGGTCGCACGGAACCGGCTCAGAAGTGATGCAGCGCATCGCTGCACCGATGGTCGGCGGCATGGTGACGGCGCCGCTGCTGTCCATGTTTGTGGTCCCGGCGGTGTATCTGCTGCTACGCCGCCGTCAGATCAAGCAGGCTTCCCTTTCCCCCAACCTCACACCTCAGGAGGAATCACAATGA